The Lolium rigidum isolate FL_2022 chromosome 1, APGP_CSIRO_Lrig_0.1, whole genome shotgun sequence region gaagtcgaggaggGCGCGGCTGCtatatttagagaaatggaaggcgagctgcaagaagaaaatagagggcgagcccaagccagtattttctgatgagcaaaagaagtgggctaagtcatttttgaacacaccgtcccaagccgcaaagaatctgcccgacgactatgcacgtgaacttcgtaggaaagcactcgcgttcaagaggaaccaagagttggcggagaagcgaggagaagaaagccttggaggaggccgagaaaaaattagaaagggggaaagaagttgcccagctcggggaacaaagtaaacaatcgatcgccccgctcatagtgcaagccgccggtccggatgcccccgatatcatagcagctgcggcagcacatggattgaccgtaacgagtgccgagagaacaagcggccaccttaggtatcactcttcgtgcactcgttaggccttgatgaggcgccaatgaaggacgtagtatttatatATGTGAAGAAtgaccctctcgtcgagcctcgcgcaggaagaggatctacctcgacaaatgaaaggtccgctaaattggtacaagggttacataaaacttaaaaacgccaaagactatatttatgcggaagttagacatgagcatcacttcaaacattactatataacaattcatcggagtgaattgttccagactgttcaatctgcgcgacctcgacaaatctatcatcggttgctacgttcgtaagtgatttattaatttctaccccatctcgttcattgcctgcactatatattgtcctaactatcttgttgtgtacgctattatgcggaatgaagaagcgggaaatgcaaataaggaacatccatgatgttgggttcattgacccacacatcgttaattcatatgtgttagaacaccaccccgccgacgtggaggaagacctgtggcggtttcttagaaaacaggaactcaaaagtgatattctatgtcCTTACCATTTtgagtgagtgtttctgtcttgagcacattctcttttgtttactccatgcatggtatgtggccaatcgatgagttatatatgcatgactgtgcatgtatcgtgtccgcaggttccactggattccgatggtaattcaatttcacacctacacggttctcgtccacgactctccgaatatggatgcggcgctttgggccgacatgagaaaaatgatgcaaaagtaattgttttcattcatttgcgctctatatcgatcggcctatttcgttcatcatttcctaatatcaggtaactaattaataactctcttgttcatttaattttctttgcctcgtagggtttggagacggttcgtagatgaaaaggtcggtgaattcaaaaaagagctacattttaaaagggaagtgcggacgaccggggatattcagccaccggggaccaatctatgtggatactatgtttgtgagaggatccggagatacaccaatgagcgggacccgtCGTctgagatcaacatcaagaggaataacctccggaagacgcttagtccagaagctcgcttccgaccacttcaggaggaactagctggatggttcgcgagggaagtcatcgatcctacaggacaacactacgtagagaacgtataactatacatgcattaaattatgtatggaaacttgttcaaacttgtatatggtcatccgatgatattgaatatatattgtatattcctcttgaattctttttggttctaatttcaaatttgtttgaaattgtacattcatatgcatgcatgtatgtagtaccgtagaatatgtgaaactccttcaaaattacaataaagcacaaaagaaataaaacaatacaaattaaacagaaaacaggtttagggggggggcaggtttagggggggcctaaaaccctaaacctgcggcggcctttagtcgcggtcggccagaaaaaccgtgactaaagggcctccgccccgacggccgcctggcgcccacgtggacgggcctttagtcgcggttcgtaagcaaccgcgactaaagggggggcctttagtcgcgctactttggtcgcggttgcgcaaccgcgactaatggcagttgcgaaccgcgaccaaaggccctttttccaccagtgttggTGGATGTTGGGCAAGGTGTCCAAGGGTTTCACAAGAATGCGCGGTGACACGTTTAGTAACTTTTGTTGGGTGATTCTTCAGGGTGTGGCTACTCCTATAGTTTATGCTTTAATTTTATTTGCACTGTAAGAGGTTTTCTTCTTAACTTTGTATCGATTCAGGGCGAAAACCGACAAGGCCTTTTTGCacacaggagcatatgctcctaattTTTGAAATGAATCTTAAACGTATTACAATGATTAAAAATTTCAACAAAAATGTCGCACATacatcttgatgttctatatGTTTGCAAAgacgtttcacgaaaaaccaatatttttcatGTCACGtggaaaaaagataaaatttggtaCTAAAAATAATCTCCTCACAAGACATTTCCTTGTCCTTTTTACACTCCACAGAAAAATATCCGTTTTATGCGAAAATTAGCATACACACACAAAATATCGACATATACGTGCGGAACTTTTGTTCAGaatttttgattttttaaaattcGGTAGCatgagcatatgcacccaagatcaATAGTGCATTTTCAGACGAAAACATATTTCGAACATATTATGATTAATGAGTCCCCTATCAAGCTATCACAACTATAGCGGTTTGGGCCGACAAATGTTAAACTATTTAAAATTCTAGACCTTTTTTATGATTTTCTTAGTTCTCCTTTTCATGTCTAAGAAAATCCACCAATGCCTATCTAAAAAGAAGGGGAACCACCTAGCCTAACACGCTCCGGCGATGATGAAGCGGCAGCGGGTGGCAGTCTGAACGCCTGAACGGGCCATAGCCCTGCACATATAGATTTATTCGTCTTTTTTTTCCATTGTCCCACTATGGGGCCATGTGGTTATTCTTGATTTTTTAACTTttaacatcattttcaaaaaagATGGAACTAAATGGCTCTATGGAGCCTCGCCTCCGTTTAGAGTTTTTGTATCGAGTAACCACGTCATTGACTTGGGGTGCGGCTAATTCTGTGTCGAATGAGAATTAATTTAGTTCGCATTCAGTTGATGTTATCGATTCACGACTGCAACTAATGACTAGTATGAGTCGTGAAGGAAATTTAATAGGTACCAACATATATTTTAGTGGCAACCTCACTTTTATCTGGAAGAAAATCTTAGTTGAAACTCAACTTACAACTAATAATGCAAAGCAAATCCGACTTATAGAACTTGATTGAGTAGTAAGTTAAGTTTtagctagcaaaccgaaaaataaAACAATATCGCCACACTACTACCCACGCATAACCACCATGAAAAGAACTTTTGAACAGCTGTATGATAACGTACTAGTAATATTCAATCACAAAAAGAAGCATGAGCACTTAAAGATCTTCGCCAACCACAAAAGAATACGATCGTATCTCCCTGGGATCCTTAATCGTGCGTCACACATTTCACCTCTCTCCAAAGCACATATATGACAGTCCTCTTGGGATTTGATTGAGCATaaagtttttttttataattctttgatctattaataatcatctatAGTAGTACAGATAACTTCAAAAGTAATGAAAATACAAATAGGTATTTCGACCacatagcgacgactacaaacactagcgtgAGTTCAAGGCGCACCGCCCGTCCTCACCCTCCATCATCAGAGCCAGGCAAAACTTATCGtaatagagcttgttgtagtagaaagACGGAAAGTCATCGTGGCAAAACCTGAAAGAACCAGGAAATCATAGCAACAACCATCGCTAACGATGATAACCGTAGCTCGGAAGAGACTAACACGGAAACCGAATGGATCCTAGGAGGTCCACTAggtaccactactaggaaaactctGTTTTCCTATTCGAATTTGCGAAATCTAAAGTTCTCTAAAACGCCCGAAGGGAGTTGAAAGCGGATGTAAAATTTTGTGTAGATACATTTTGATCAAAGCGGGCCCCAAAGGGTGTCGGATTGAATGTTTGAGGGACGCGTCTCTCCATAGTCGCCCGCCCCATTTAGAGGCCTCAAAAATAAAGATGCactaaaataaaggttttcattcaaatttgattatatttacaagtttgaatgaaaacgattAGGATCATCTAAACGCTAGCCTACTGGCCGTCCGGCGGTGCGCTCgatggccccgccccgtcgtcaccACCCCGTCGCCGTTGCTCGTTCGGCCGTGCGCTGCCTCTCCCTCCGCAACGTGACGAGAAGATGTCCTCTTGccgcgtcgtcgcctcccctctgtTGCTGCTCCGATGCCTGCTGGAgggagaggctgggtgtaattggtattattttgatattaatatacttTTTTTAACCGAGAAAGGGTTCTATATATGAGCTCGATTTTCCGTATCGGGTATGGACTATCGAGCTATCATTGACTTGCTTTCTTAAAAATAGAACGATACGATATGTGAGCAACTCTATTTTTTTCAACAACCAATAACACATATATTCATAAATAACAGATAGTGTATCAATAATGTTCTAGTAATAATATTCAATCACACGAGGAAGATTAAGCAACTGAAACAATGATCAAAGGTTACAATCACATGTGAAAGCATTAATTAGCACATGTTTAAGATCTGAATCAACAACAAAGTAATACGATCGAATCCCTTGGGATCCTTAATCGTGCGGCACACATTTCACCCCTCCCGACAGCAGATCTGTATCAATTGGTCAGCGGAGGCTCGAAACAGTTTGACCGTTGGCGCCGGCGAGCCAACGTCCGGCCTCCTCCATGAGCACCACAAAGCCCTGCCACTCGTGCAGCACAAGCTCGTCCAGGCCGCCCCTAATCATGActgggaagaacatccagaaccCAGTACCACCCACGAACGCCAGCGTGAGCGGCACCGCCACCACCCGCGGCGGGCGCCACCACCCGGCATGCCGCGCCCACCACCCCTCCGCCGCGGTGCACGCCCCATGCAGAACGAAGAACGCGGTCACATCGCCACTGGGTGGCTGCCACATCATGTAGTAGAAGATCACCTCGTGCATGAGCCCGGAGACGAGGAACGACACCAGGACGCCAGCCGCCACACCGAAGCGCGCGCGCACCGGGCCGTACACCGACGGCCGGAGGATGGCAGGTACCATGAGGTTCCACCGCCTTCCCCAGAAATCTCCCAGCGACGACGACATGTACGGACGGTCCACCTGTGGCTCCATCTCCATCCCCAGCACGCCGTGGATGAACGTGCGGACCGAGGCCAGGACGAGCTCCAGGGACAAGCAGATGCATAGGGTGTACATGAGGAGGAGCTGCCACTGGTTCATCGCATGTTTGAACTGAAACGCGTAGACGATGAAGGGGATAACTGTGCCGGAGATGAGGACCTTGCCGAGGCCGTATCGACTATGGGCCGAAGTGGGATCTTGTTTCTTTGctttggaggaggaggtgggctgCTGGAACTTGACGGGCAGGGAGgcggagaagacgaagtgggggagTGAGAGGAATGGGTCCAGGGGACCGCGGCcagcagcgaggaggaggagcttgaagGTTCCGAGCCAGCAGAGGAAGAAGGCTGAGATGCCCCGGAACGCGGTGGTGGAGAAGGCGAAGGGGATCGCATAGAAGAGCGCAACAACGGGCAGTAGCGCACCGTGGCGAGCCGCGCCTGGACGAATGTACGCGGATGCCACGCGGACGTAGGACATAGCCGCCCACACCGCCGCCGAGACCTTTAAGAGGCTCCCGAGCTCGCTGTCCATGAGCGCCGCCGCCATGATGGTTGTGAGCGCAAAGAAATTGTAGTTGCTGGCACTAGCTAGCTCTCGCTCTCACGGATGGAGGTGGAAGAAGAATCAGTATAATTTTCTGGCCACGAACGCCCTTGCTGCACAGACAGCTATATTTCCTTCAGCTCAAACTGAAACTCGCACTTTACATCAAACGATCAGTACAGGCTTTATACTGGGCATAGCACAGGTATGCGCACGCACGTTCTCCACCTTGCTTGCGCACGCACGTTCTCCACCTTGCTTGCGCACGCACGCTGCCCCTGCTCTGGCGCTCGACCCGCAAGCTCCGGCCGCCGCACGCAGTAGGGTGTCAAAGTGGGATCCCGATGGAATGccattttgtactatgtagttcaaattttgatgtcaaacTTTAtactaaaaaaatcaaattatacTATAAGTaggacaaaagtgggatcccacttgacactctTACGCACGCACGCACGACGCGGCTGCTCCCAACGGACTGAACTTGAGCATCTCGCTACTCTCGCCAACAACCTAACCAGCGCAACGGACTCGAATATGAGCCTGGCTCACGCGCCACCTAAACAACGACGCAGAAACAAACATGAACTCACGAACCTAGACTTAGACACGCACATGCTGGGCATAGCGTGGTTTATTTCTAAGGCTGACCATAGTGCTAGTATTATAGGTAGTATCATACTAGGcccacaaaaataatgatgtgggatgcaattaaggaggagagatagaattagagtaacataggtggataatgTATCATGGCGCACCttacgagaaaagtaaatgctaaatagatcttgtacatagatttacattgagattctacaaaacaataaatttagaagtttatgatactactctataataccacccactatagagatagtatcatagacaaatatcatatgcatgatactagtatatgatactacgcactatgaccagcctaacagAAATCACTACCCTATTGGCCTCTCCAGCTGCGGGTAATATATGTTTTTTGTGGGATTTGTTCCTATGCCTTCGACTCGGTTTCGGGGGAGGGGGACAAAGCAGAGAAGGGTGCTCAGTGGAGAAGAAAGAAAGGATGTCTAAAATTTGTATATCCTTTTAAATCAAACTCAAACAGTGGCTCTCCGATAtacagtactccctccgattcataataaTAAATATTCCCAGCCGGCCTCCTCCGAGGCCTCCTCCTCATGCCCCTCTCGTCTCGCCGCCGCCTAGGGCATCACCAGGCAAAGCTTGTGTGGGGCGGCGGCTCTCCTCAGCCTTGGACTGGGTCACGACGGTGCTGCTCGCCTACTCATCTTAATGTCTCGACGATCTGTGGGggcgggtgacataggcatccccaatgggcctgccgaagaagatacccggggtttactgaaggcccacgacccgaagaataagaagattcggaagcccaagatactattaaggaaagctagagttgtaataggaagcattatttgtaatcttgcgggacgggttagaaaccctcccgaactctgtaaacttgtatattacgaaaccctcggctccacctcctatataagggggggtcgagggacaaagaaaggatcgaatcattgtctcttaaaccctagcttttacatcgtcgagtacttttcggctgaaacctttgagatctacttgccctctacatccaaagaaaccctagtctactacttgtaggcattgacaagttaataccttgtcaattggcgccgtctgtgggatctagaggcgacaaggagctgatctcgatggcacgttcaagatcgtcgacttcgtcgatagcaagcaacatcatggacagagcaacatcatggacagcttcgacttcatcgacaaatccatcactgttggaaaggtcttcaccaatctctatgatggtgtcaccaaacccagcaagattcagaatccaaaatatcatcagatttatgctattgaagaagcaagtcgcgatcaggaggaaacatcagaggctttcgatgatttgggaaatccatatgtcgatccctctgacctaaggcgaggtttgggcaataaatatgccgggcctacaccacgcgttagggttcaactcccacaagcagcatgggatagagctgcaagagctatggatggttcagaaccaatggcgacaactgctacgactgaagaattgcaggcctaccaatataggctcgctcgagctggaagggaattagaaaaacagacagctgctctgaacagaagaaaggaggcagcctcagcatcaagcaggcgaagagcagagttaagtcgacaatcaggaacttcgggagatagccacagagaagctcgacggAGAGCAAGGtcgcggctgcaaaatatacctgaagctgaaagagagactttaattcaaaacctcgacatgtcttttatgtcaatcgacacgagggggaatatcattccaaaaacaccggaagcagggtacatggcaagaaaagctttcatcttagcgtctaggccacctcccggagatccaagagaggcgttgtacaacatggccatggcaggatgtggagccatgggagcagcattcgcagccacacctcccgaaggaggctgcaagacaaaatagcccgagacctactgcagcGGTGCAAGATCCACCGGTAGCAAGCGGAGTCGGAGATACGGCGGCTCGGGCcggggtagatagagcgcgacaaggtagaagagaacatcgacagtcaccagaacttgctgaagaagatatgtgtggactcccgtgttttacacgacgggtccggaaaactcgagtcccctcaggattcaagttaccagatagtttcaagaaatttgatggcctatgatacgtctcaaacgtatctataatttcttatgttccatgctacttttatgatgatactcacatgttttatacacattatatgtcattattatgcgttttccggaactaacctattgacgagatgccgaagggccagttgctattttctactgcccagcatcctatttttccacgaagcttccagaacacccgagagccaccagaggggagccctggtgggcccagatgatagggcagcgcggccagggcctgggccgcgcccccctattgtgtcgccgcctcgtcagccctccgactccgcctcttcgcctatttaagcctcctcgacctaaaacctcgatacgaaaaagccacggtacgagaaaccttccagagccgctgccatcgcgaagccaagatccggggacgagagtctgcgttccggcacgccgccgggacggggaagtgcccccggaaggctcctccatcgacaccaccgccatctccatcaacgctgctgtctcccatgaggagggagtagttctccctcgaggctaagggctgtacc contains the following coding sequences:
- the LOC124707470 gene encoding probable long-chain-alcohol O-fatty-acyltransferase 4; translation: MAAALMDSELGSLLKVSAAVWAAMSYVRVASAYIRPGAARHGALLPVVALFYAIPFAFSTTAFRGISAFFLCWLGTFKLLLLAAGRGPLDPFLSLPHFVFSASLPVKFQQPTSSSKAKKQDPTSAHSRYGLGKVLISGTVIPFIVYAFQFKHAMNQWQLLLMYTLCICLSLELVLASVRTFIHGVLGMEMEPQVDRPYMSSSLGDFWGRRWNLMVPAILRPSVYGPVRARFGVAAGVLVSFLVSGLMHEVIFYYMMWQPPSGDVTAFFVLHGACTAAEGWWARHAGWWRPPRVVAVPLTLAFVGGTGFWMFFPVMIRGGLDELVLHEWQGFVVLMEEAGRWLAGANGQTVSSLR